In one Phycisphaeraceae bacterium genomic region, the following are encoded:
- a CDS encoding DUF58 domain-containing protein — protein MTKPNRPIRTYYQVGPGGAMYLIVTLLLLIVARFTQANMLFWAFGLMVGGLVVSLSLSWMMMRGLSVERLLPGHVVANEPMALRYHVVNHKRWLPSFGLVISEDWGTKRQGWRVEGPLVESPRRLGGRPFGWVLHVGPHQAVQAEATCWPLRRGMLHFDRVIVSSSFPFGIVRRVIELAEPDDALVYPRLFRMNRRTLHRLSETPISGKKHLERGGGHEEFFGLRDYRAGDSLKTIDWKRSARTGDLVTREMTQPSPPIIMIVLDLSELPPPSKPTAARRRRWWFGKSNEALVDPFDENERAVSLTASLVCDAHFNGYQTGLIVLGAECMAFPVHHSLPHRTKMLESLAMLDVYRKPVKSPTLPAQPSVFIRPGRAASGSIPGRQTQLGSAHLEEYTELTDGHGSPVLMSRPGLRSRRQQLREEERWV, from the coding sequence ATGACCAAGCCCAATCGCCCCATCCGGACGTACTACCAGGTTGGTCCAGGCGGGGCGATGTACCTGATCGTGACGCTGCTGCTGCTGATCGTCGCACGATTCACTCAGGCAAACATGCTGTTCTGGGCTTTCGGTCTGATGGTCGGCGGGCTGGTCGTCTCACTATCGCTTTCGTGGATGATGATGCGCGGCTTGAGCGTCGAGCGGCTGCTGCCCGGCCACGTTGTCGCCAACGAACCGATGGCCTTGCGCTATCACGTCGTGAACCACAAGCGATGGCTTCCGTCGTTTGGTCTGGTCATCAGCGAAGATTGGGGTACGAAACGGCAGGGATGGCGCGTTGAGGGGCCGTTGGTCGAGTCGCCTCGACGGCTGGGCGGCAGGCCGTTCGGCTGGGTCCTGCACGTCGGACCTCATCAGGCTGTCCAGGCGGAAGCGACATGCTGGCCACTCCGTCGCGGCATGCTTCACTTCGACCGCGTGATCGTGTCAAGCTCTTTTCCATTCGGGATCGTGCGGCGAGTAATCGAGCTGGCGGAGCCGGATGATGCGCTGGTCTATCCGCGACTTTTTCGGATGAATCGTCGCACACTGCACCGTCTGAGTGAGACACCGATTTCCGGGAAAAAACATCTGGAGCGCGGCGGCGGTCATGAGGAGTTTTTCGGGCTGCGCGATTATCGAGCAGGGGACAGCCTCAAGACCATCGACTGGAAGCGCAGTGCCCGCACGGGCGATCTGGTAACGCGGGAAATGACCCAGCCGAGTCCGCCGATCATCATGATCGTGCTGGACCTCTCGGAGTTGCCGCCGCCCTCCAAGCCGACGGCAGCACGACGGCGGCGCTGGTGGTTTGGCAAGTCGAACGAGGCTCTGGTCGATCCCTTTGATGAAAATGAGCGTGCGGTCAGCCTCACGGCTTCACTGGTCTGCGATGCTCACTTCAACGGGTATCAGACCGGCCTGATCGTCCTGGGCGCCGAGTGCATGGCTTTTCCTGTTCATCACAGCCTGCCTCACCGGACCAAGATGCTCGAGTCGCTCGCAATGCTCGATGTATATCGCAAACCCGTCAAAAGCCCGACTCTACCTGCGCAGCCATCCGTTTTTATCCGACCCGGCCGGGCGGCGTCGGGATCGATTCCGGGACGGCAGACGCAGTTGGGCAGTGCTCACCTGGAGGAATACACCGAGCTTACCGACGGACACGGCTCGCCGGTTCTGATGTCGCGTCCCGGCCTGCGATCACGTCGCCAGCAACTGCGCGAGGAGGAACGATGGGTCTGA
- the scpB gene encoding SMC-Scp complex subunit ScpB: MSQPQATQDAIESAEPAAEPEVAHAPTAQQPPEEIALRVEAILMTTDRALPASRLVELMSDAGHAVGTKAINAAITALNDTYEKSGRSFRIESLAGGWQIMTLPQFADVLAALHKTRQDTRLTPAALETLAIIAYKQPILRADIESIRGVASGEVIRSLMERHLVKIVGRAEELGRPMLYGTTKTFLEVFGLTTLKDLPPTDEFKPAASTT, from the coding sequence ATGAGCCAACCTCAAGCCACGCAGGATGCGATCGAGTCGGCGGAGCCGGCGGCTGAGCCTGAAGTCGCGCACGCCCCCACTGCACAACAACCACCGGAGGAAATCGCGCTGCGTGTCGAAGCGATCCTCATGACCACGGATCGCGCACTGCCCGCATCACGGCTCGTCGAGCTGATGAGTGACGCCGGCCACGCGGTCGGTACCAAGGCGATCAATGCTGCGATTACCGCTCTTAACGACACCTATGAAAAATCGGGACGCTCTTTCCGCATCGAGTCGCTGGCCGGCGGCTGGCAGATCATGACTTTGCCGCAGTTTGCCGATGTGCTTGCCGCACTGCACAAGACAAGGCAGGACACGCGACTGACACCCGCGGCTCTCGAGACGCTGGCGATCATCGCCTACAAACAGCCGATCCTCCGTGCCGACATCGAGTCGATCCGTGGAGTCGCTTCGGGTGAAGTCATTCGCAGCCTCATGGAACGACATCTGGTCAAGATCGTCGGTCGCGCCGAAGAACTCGGTCGCCCCATGCTCTACGGAACCACAAAAACATTCCTCGAAGTCTTCGGCCTGACAACGCTCAAAGATTTACCGCCCACCGACGAATTCAAACCTGCTGCGAGTACGACATGA